A region of Dermabacter vaginalis DNA encodes the following proteins:
- a CDS encoding rhodanese-related sulfurtransferase has protein sequence MAVHKIVLFYVFTPLADPEAVKLWQFALAESLGLKGRVIISKDGINATVGGEIGAVKQYVKRTKAYAPFHGADIKWSEGTGADFPKLSVKVREELVTFTVPEEIKVGAEGVIGGGEHLSPEALHALVDSRGEEVVFFDGRNRMEAEIGRFRGAIVPETETTRDFVGELESGMYDDLKNRPIVTYCTGGIRCEVLTVLMKNRGFTDVYQLDGGIVRYGEKYGNDGLWDGSLYVFDGRMHMEFGDGAESLGSCVSCGEKTPVYVNCENPSCRTQFLRCEACTDKGLAPHCGACGA, from the coding sequence GTGGCCGTTCACAAAATCGTTCTCTTCTATGTTTTCACTCCGCTCGCCGATCCGGAGGCAGTGAAACTCTGGCAGTTTGCCCTCGCCGAGTCGCTTGGCCTCAAAGGGCGAGTGATCATCTCGAAAGATGGCATCAACGCGACCGTCGGAGGTGAGATCGGCGCTGTCAAGCAGTACGTCAAGCGTACGAAGGCCTACGCGCCATTTCACGGAGCCGACATTAAATGGTCTGAGGGAACTGGTGCTGACTTCCCGAAGCTCTCCGTGAAGGTTCGAGAAGAACTCGTGACCTTCACCGTTCCCGAGGAAATTAAGGTGGGTGCCGAGGGCGTGATTGGCGGGGGAGAGCACCTAAGCCCAGAGGCTTTGCATGCGCTCGTGGATTCTCGCGGAGAAGAGGTTGTCTTTTTCGACGGGCGCAACCGTATGGAGGCGGAAATTGGGCGCTTCCGCGGGGCGATCGTGCCCGAAACGGAAACAACGAGAGACTTTGTGGGCGAGCTTGAATCGGGGATGTATGACGACCTCAAGAACCGCCCGATCGTGACGTACTGCACGGGCGGTATCCGCTGCGAAGTTCTCACGGTTCTCATGAAAAATCGCGGCTTTACGGATGTGTACCAGCTCGACGGCGGAATCGTTCGCTACGGCGAAAAATACGGCAATGACGGGCTGTGGGACGGTTCGCTCTACGTGTTTGACGGCCGTATGCACATGGAGTTCGGTGACGGCGCGGAATCTCTCGGGTCGTGCGTCTCGTGCGGCGAGAAAACGCCGGTTTACGTCAACTGTGAAAATCCCTCGTGCCGCACGCAATTTTTGCGGTGCGAAGCGTGCACGGACAAGGGGCTTGCCCCTCATTGCGGCGCGTGCGGAGCCTAG
- a CDS encoding TetR/AcrR family transcriptional regulator, with translation MDVTASESAQPARSKENTRRRLVDASIDVFTQKGVEGATVDDLTRATGFTRGAFYSNFSSKDEVFWEAFTEVTTRALAATQPFPNAEDQGSSAPESAGEPDLLESLESLRPLGLAWYLMHTEAVSLSLQNIDARTHLGRERDRLITGIAQIFEELSARYPITLTVPAETLAETLLGVYLNRMVAELATGERLEEDTSRILEAILDAFVEGRGTHAPAVPWKQ, from the coding sequence GTGGACGTCACAGCCTCGGAGAGCGCGCAGCCGGCGCGATCCAAGGAGAACACCCGCCGAAGGCTCGTCGACGCCTCCATCGACGTTTTCACGCAAAAGGGCGTTGAGGGGGCCACGGTCGATGACCTCACTCGGGCCACGGGCTTCACGCGCGGCGCTTTCTATTCAAACTTTTCCTCGAAAGACGAGGTCTTTTGGGAGGCCTTCACCGAGGTCACGACGCGGGCGCTAGCGGCCACGCAGCCCTTCCCGAATGCAGAAGACCAGGGGAGCAGCGCCCCTGAAAGCGCCGGCGAACCAGATCTTCTCGAGTCCCTCGAGTCACTTCGTCCGCTCGGCCTTGCCTGGTACCTCATGCACACCGAGGCCGTGTCACTCTCCCTTCAAAACATCGACGCTCGTACACACCTCGGGCGCGAGCGTGATCGCCTTATCACGGGGATCGCGCAGATCTTCGAAGAGCTTTCGGCGAGATACCCGATCACCCTCACCGTTCCGGCAGAAACACTTGCGGAAACACTTCTCGGGGTCTATCTCAACCGCATGGTCGCTGAACTCGCCACGGGGGAGAGACTCGAGGAAGACACCTCCCGCATTCTCGAAGCGATCCTTGATGCCTTCGTTGAAGGACGTGGCACACACGCTCCCGCAGTGCCTTGGAAGCAATGA
- a CDS encoding MMPL family transporter, whose product MSSTLYRLGLSAARSPWKVLGTWFAIILLAAAGALTLGKGLDDAFSIPGTESQEGLDSLATRFPQLGGTGGQIIFVSEDDSPITAHEDQIIKAMDRAREVEGVETATNPFDKDMPGEKSEDGTAIIANIQLDPELDVVPKETLNGLTDIVDDTTHTSNGLHAYIGGQVTMTPEMGMSIMEVLGVIAALIVLSIVFRAVRSAFIPIVTAITGIIVSMIVMFMGTSIFTISSATPTLALMLGLAVGIDYSLFIVSRHLDQLRSGLDPYESIARATATSGSAVIFAGLTVVIALVGLLITGIPFITVMGVVSAVAVACNVLAALTLLPAILGLFGEKIRPKRQRQRTAQQASDPSTRAARTPLLERWVRAAIRFPLVTIIVVTVGLGAVAIPFKDLELALPDQGTEDPGSYGREAYDIVAEKFGAGHNATIMLTADIINTKDPLGVMDELERDVLAIDGVDSVQIATPNMGADMGVVVLRPTEGPTSELTKNVVDTLRTDAPQWEKDLGISDIKVTGATAVAIDIADRLDKALLPFTIFVVGLSLVLLAMVFRSIWVPLKAAVGFLLSAGAAFGVTSMVFTYGWGADLLQAKATGPVIPFLPIMTLGVLFGLAMDYEVFLVTRMREEYMHTRDPRQAIIKGFTASAPVVIAAAAIMIFIFAGFIPGSKYMIQPIALSLAVGVFVDAFVVRMTLVPAVLALLGDRAWRFPAVLDRLLPHLDVEGEGLGIALEHREWTAANGASALRLRDVEIPRVSGRGTLGPLSGALAPGSITLLASEDADARASVLALFSARLEPSTGTLFVHDRQVPGETGAAQAHVELYPEGRGGTCGQALVRERDTRIVVIASLSDLLEAGDTALDRLELLASHGTTIVIGVDALTEGFAERLRDPARVEVLPLAHLVTDHTDPLPLHTDAEAYA is encoded by the coding sequence GTGTCATCGACCCTGTACCGCCTCGGCCTCAGCGCCGCACGCTCGCCCTGGAAAGTTCTCGGCACGTGGTTCGCGATCATCCTCCTCGCCGCCGCCGGCGCGCTCACCCTCGGGAAAGGCCTTGACGACGCCTTCAGCATCCCCGGAACCGAATCTCAAGAAGGCCTCGACTCCCTCGCCACGCGCTTCCCGCAGCTCGGTGGCACGGGTGGCCAGATAATTTTCGTCAGCGAAGACGACTCCCCCATCACCGCCCACGAGGACCAGATCATCAAAGCGATGGACCGCGCCCGCGAGGTCGAGGGCGTCGAAACCGCAACAAATCCGTTCGACAAGGACATGCCGGGCGAAAAAAGCGAGGACGGCACGGCCATCATCGCGAACATCCAGCTCGACCCCGAGCTCGACGTCGTCCCCAAAGAAACCTTGAACGGGCTCACGGACATCGTTGACGACACAACTCACACGAGCAATGGCCTCCACGCCTACATCGGTGGTCAGGTCACGATGACCCCCGAAATGGGGATGAGCATCATGGAGGTCCTCGGCGTGATCGCCGCCCTCATCGTGCTCAGCATCGTCTTCCGCGCAGTGCGCTCCGCCTTCATTCCCATCGTCACTGCGATCACGGGCATCATCGTCTCGATGATCGTCATGTTCATGGGCACGAGCATCTTCACGATCTCCTCGGCAACCCCAACTCTCGCCCTCATGCTGGGCCTCGCCGTGGGCATCGACTACTCGCTCTTCATCGTCTCGCGGCACCTCGACCAGCTTCGAAGCGGTCTCGACCCGTATGAATCCATCGCGCGCGCAACCGCCACGAGCGGTAGCGCCGTCATCTTCGCGGGCCTCACGGTCGTGATCGCCCTCGTGGGGCTGCTCATCACCGGCATCCCCTTCATCACCGTCATGGGTGTTGTGTCCGCAGTGGCGGTCGCGTGCAACGTGCTCGCCGCGCTCACGCTCCTGCCCGCAATCCTTGGACTCTTCGGCGAGAAAATCCGCCCCAAACGCCAGCGTCAACGCACCGCCCAGCAAGCGTCGGACCCCTCCACCCGCGCTGCCCGCACTCCCCTGCTTGAACGCTGGGTGCGCGCCGCCATTCGCTTCCCCCTCGTGACGATCATCGTGGTCACGGTGGGGCTCGGCGCGGTGGCCATTCCGTTCAAAGACCTCGAACTTGCGCTTCCCGACCAGGGCACGGAAGATCCGGGCTCCTACGGTCGCGAAGCCTACGACATCGTGGCCGAGAAATTCGGCGCGGGCCACAACGCGACGATCATGCTGACCGCCGACATTATCAACACGAAGGATCCGCTCGGCGTCATGGATGAACTCGAGCGGGACGTTCTCGCGATCGACGGCGTGGACAGCGTGCAGATTGCGACCCCCAACATGGGCGCCGACATGGGCGTCGTTGTGCTTCGACCTACCGAAGGCCCCACCTCAGAGCTCACCAAGAACGTCGTGGACACCCTCCGCACCGATGCGCCTCAGTGGGAAAAGGACCTCGGCATCTCCGATATCAAGGTTACGGGTGCCACCGCCGTGGCGATCGACATTGCCGACCGCCTCGACAAGGCCCTCCTTCCCTTCACAATTTTTGTCGTGGGGCTCTCCCTCGTGCTTCTCGCGATGGTGTTCCGAAGTATCTGGGTTCCCCTGAAAGCAGCCGTCGGCTTCCTTCTCTCCGCGGGGGCTGCTTTCGGCGTGACCTCCATGGTGTTCACCTACGGGTGGGGCGCGGACCTCCTCCAAGCGAAAGCCACGGGGCCAGTGATTCCATTTTTGCCGATCATGACACTCGGCGTACTCTTCGGCCTCGCCATGGATTACGAGGTCTTCCTCGTGACGCGCATGCGCGAGGAGTACATGCATACCCGCGATCCTCGCCAGGCCATCATTAAAGGGTTCACGGCATCGGCGCCCGTGGTGATCGCGGCCGCGGCAATCATGATCTTCATCTTTGCGGGTTTCATTCCCGGGTCGAAGTACATGATTCAGCCGATCGCTCTTTCCCTCGCCGTCGGCGTTTTCGTGGATGCTTTCGTTGTGCGCATGACGCTCGTGCCCGCCGTTCTCGCCCTCCTCGGCGATCGCGCGTGGCGATTCCCTGCTGTTCTCGACCGCCTCCTCCCCCACCTCGACGTTGAAGGCGAAGGGCTAGGAATTGCCCTGGAGCACCGCGAGTGGACGGCGGCGAACGGCGCCAGCGCGCTGCGGCTTCGCGACGTCGAAATCCCGCGCGTGAGCGGCCGCGGAACGCTCGGCCCACTCTCCGGGGCTCTGGCCCCCGGGTCCATCACGCTTCTCGCAAGTGAAGACGCGGACGCGCGCGCAAGCGTCCTCGCACTTTTCTCCGCGCGCCTCGAGCCCTCAACCGGCACACTCTTCGTACACGATCGTCAGGTTCCCGGCGAAACGGGAGCGGCGCAAGCACACGTTGAGCTTTACCCCGAAGGCCGCGGTGGCACATGCGGCCAGGCGCTCGTGCGAGAACGCGACACGCGGATTGTTGTCATCGCATCCCTTTCCGACCTTCTCGAAGCAGGCGACACGGCGCTTGACCGACTCGAACTGCTTGCCTCACACGGAACAACAATCGTCATCGGCGTGGACGCCCTGACTGAGGGCTTTGCCGAACGTCTGCGGGACCCCGCACGCGTCGAGGTCCTCCCCCTCGCACACCTCGTCACCGACCACACCGATCCCCTGCCACTACACACGGATGCGGAGGCATACGCATGA
- a CDS encoding queuosine precursor transporter — translation MGENTTGSPNTKSRSKAAYATRGNSHYDLLSALMAVVVVISGIGAAKGVTIGFVITDAAFFLFPLAYILGDIITELYGPSAARRAILTSFALNIFAVVCYAVIIWLPGFDDDYGVAKQGALELAIGPVWQIVLASLCGFLAGQTLNSLIVSRMKRRTGEPGIVARLLMSSGTGELVDTMIFCTIAAPVLGITTVGQWLNYTAFGFLYKVIVQYAAIPVTAHVIARLKKAEPSYQEALTRIA, via the coding sequence ATGGGAGAAAACACCACGGGCTCACCAAACACCAAGTCGCGCAGCAAGGCCGCGTACGCGACGCGAGGAAATTCGCATTACGACCTTTTGAGCGCACTCATGGCGGTCGTCGTCGTCATTTCCGGCATTGGCGCCGCCAAGGGCGTCACGATCGGATTCGTCATTACCGACGCGGCGTTCTTTCTTTTTCCTCTTGCCTATATCCTTGGCGACATCATCACCGAGCTGTATGGACCGAGTGCTGCGCGCCGCGCCATCCTGACGTCCTTCGCGCTCAATATTTTCGCGGTCGTGTGTTACGCCGTGATCATTTGGCTTCCGGGCTTCGATGACGATTACGGAGTTGCGAAACAGGGAGCGCTCGAGCTGGCGATCGGGCCGGTATGGCAAATCGTTCTTGCCTCGCTGTGCGGTTTTCTCGCGGGTCAAACGCTCAACTCGTTGATCGTGAGCCGAATGAAGCGCCGCACGGGCGAGCCTGGCATCGTCGCTCGACTACTCATGTCAAGCGGCACGGGCGAACTGGTTGACACGATGATTTTCTGCACGATTGCCGCGCCGGTGCTTGGGATCACGACAGTCGGCCAATGGCTCAACTACACGGCCTTCGGCTTCCTGTACAAGGTCATCGTGCAATACGCGGCCATTCCCGTGACGGCTCACGTGATCGCACGACTCAAAAAGGCTGAGCCTAGCTACCAAGAAGCCCTCACGCGAATTGCATAG